CGAAGAAGGCCAGAAGCTCGCCGACCTGCTGCCACAGATCGGCGCTGCGGCGATGAACGAGCTGGTCGGTGTGCTCGAGCCCAGTGAGCTGGCCACCCTCGAAGCGATCCTGAGCAAGGTGCTGCTGGCCGCCGGCGACACCCTGACGGCCATGCGCCTGGGCGCCAAGTAAGCGCCCATTTCACCCATTCACTCAGCCAAGGTATTAGCAATGGCCACTACTTCTTCTGCGCACGACACCACGCAGGACCTCAACAACCAGCGCAAGCGCAAGACCTGGCTGTTGGCCCTGGCGTTGCTGATCGTCGTCGCCGGCGCTGGCGTCTGGGCCTGGCACGAGCTTTACGGGCGCTGGAGCGAAGAGACCGACGATGCCTATGTCAACGGCAACGTAGTGGAGATCACCCCGCTGGTCACCGGCACTGTGGTCAGCATCGGCGCGGACGATGGCGACCTGGTCCACGAAGGCCAGATGCTGCTCGAATTCGACCCCAGCGATGCCGAGGTCGGCCTGCAGGCCGCCGAGGCCAAGCTGGCGCGTGCGGTGCGCCAGGTGCGTGGCCTGTACAGCAACGTCGATGGCAAGAAGGCCCAGGTGGCTTCGCGCCAGGCCGAGCTGAAAAAAGCGCAGGAGAACTTCAACCGGCGACAAACCCTGGCCGCCGGTGGGGCGATCTCCAAAGAAGAGCTGTCCCATGCCCGCGACGACCTGTCTTCGGCGCAAAGCGCCTTGAATGATGCAAAACAGCAGCTCAACACCACAGCGGCGCTGGTCGATGACACCGTAGTGTCGTCGCACCCCGAGGTGATGGCCGCGGCCGCCGAGCTGCGCCAGGCCTACCTCAACAACGCCCGCACCACCCTGGTGGCGCCGGTCACCGGCTACGTTGCCAAGCGCACCGTGCAGCTTGGCCAGCGCCTGCAACCGGGCACTGCGACCATGGCGGTGATCCCACTCGACCAGCTGTGGATCGACGCCAACTTCAAGGAAACCCAACTGCGCAACATGCGCATTGGCCAGCCGGTCGACATCGTTGCCGACCTGTACGGCAGCGACGTCAAGTACAGCGGCACCATCGACAGCCTCGGCGCCGGCACTGGCAGCGCCTTTGCCCTGTTGCCGGCGCAGAACGCCACCGGCAACTGGATCAAGATCGTCCAGCGGGTGCCGGTGCGTATTCATATCAATGCCGAGCAACTGGCCAAACATCCGCTGCGGATCGGCCTGTCGACCCAGGTCGAGGTCGATCTGCATGACCAGAGCGGCCCGGTGCTGGCCCAGCAGCCGCCGCAGAAGGCCTCGTTCGCCACCCAGGTGTACGACCGTCAACTGGTCGAGGCTGATCGCCTGATCACCAGGCTGATCCATGACAACAGTGCCGGTTCCAGCAAGACGGCGCAGCGATGAGCGCCAATCAGGCTTCCTTTACCCCGCCAAGCCTGTTGCTGACCACCATCGGCCTGTCACTGGCGACCTTCATGCAGGTGCTCGACACCACCATCGCCAACGTGGCATTGCCGACTATTTCCGGCAACCTCGGCGTCAGTTCGGAGCAGGGCACCTGGGTCATTACCTCGTTTGCGGTGAGCAACGCCATTGCCTTGCCGCTGACCGGCTGGCTGAGCCGGCGCTTCGGTGAGGTCAAGCTGTTCATCTGGGCCACGCTGCTGTTCGTGCTGGCTTCGTTTCTCTGCGGCATTGCCCAGTCGATGCCCGAGCTGGTCGGCTTTCGCGTGCTCCAGGGCATCGTTGCCGGGCCGCTGTATCCGATGACCCAGACCCTGCTGATCGCAGTCTATCCGCCGGCCAAGCGCGGCATGGCCCTGGCGTTATTGGCGATGGTCACGGTGGTGGCGCCGATTGCCGGGCCGATTCTCGGCGGCTGGATCACCGACAGCTACAGCTGGCCGTGGATCTTCTTCATCAACGTGCCGATCGGCCTGTTCGCCGCCGCCGTGGTGCGCCAGCAGATGCGCACGCGCCCGGTCAGCACCAGCCGCCAGCCGATGGACTACATTGGCCTGCTGAGCCTGATCATCGGCGTCGGCGCCTTGCAGATCGTGCTCGACAAGGGCAATGACCTGGATTGGTTCGAGTCGAATTTCATCGTCATCGGCAGCCTGATCTCGGTGGTGTTCCTGGCGGTGTTCATCATCTGGGAGCTGACCGACAAGCACCCGGTGGTCAACCTGCGGCTGTTTGTGCACCGCAACTTTCGCATCGGCACCATCGTGCTGGTCGGCGGCTATGCCGGCTTCTTCGGCATCAATCTGATCCTGCCGCAGTGGCTGCAGACGCAGATGGGCTACACCGCCACCTGGGCAGGCCTGGCGGTGGCGCCGATCGGCCTGTTGCCGGTGCTGATGTCGCCGTTTGTCGGCAAGTACGCGCACAAGTTTGACCTGCGGGTGCTGGCGGGGCTGGCGTTCCTGGCGATTGGCACCAGTTGCTTCATGCGTGCCGGTTTCACCAACGAAGTCGACTTCCAGCACATCGCCCTGGTGCAATTGTTCATGGGGATCGGCGTGGCGCTGTTCTTCATGCCGACCTTGAGCATCCTGCTCTCCGACCTGCCGCCGCACCAGATCGCCGACGGCTCGGGGCTGGCGACCTTCCTGCGGACCCTGGGCGGCAGTTTTGCCGCGTCGCTGACCACCTGGATCTGGATTCGCCGGGCAGACCAGCACCATGCCTACCTGAGCGAGAGCATCAGCAACTACGAGCCTGCGACCCGCGAGGCGTTGAACCAGCTGGGCGGGGCGAGCGGGCAGTCGTATGCGCAGCTGGAGCGGATGCTCAGCAGTCAGGCGTACATGATGTCGACGGTGGATTACTTCACCCTGATGGGCTGGATTTTCGCAGGCTTGATATTACTGGTGTGGCTGGCCAAGCCGCCGTTTGCGGCCAAGGCCGGGCCGGCGTCGGCGGGGCACTGATAATCGCGGGGCAAGCCCGCTCCTACCAGGAATGTAGGAGCGGGCTTGCCCCGCGATCAGTCTTCAGGGAAAAGCAAAAGGCTGCAGTTGAAACCCTTGCTCGTCCACCTCCAGCGCCCAGCCTTGGCGGTCCCAATCGCCCAGCACGATACGCCGCGCCGGTTGATCGCCGACCACCAGCTTGTGAATCGCCGGCCGATGGGTGTGGCCATGCACCAGGGTGCGCACACCGTATTGCTGCATGATCCGCGGCACTTCCTCGGCGGTCACGTCGACAATGTCGTTGGCCTTCATCCGCGTCTGTGCCCGGCTTTCGCTACGCAGCTTGCGTGCAAGCTTCTGCCGGGTGCTCAGCGGCAGATGCCGAAGAATCCACAGGCTCAACGGGTTGCGCAGGTAACGGCGCATCTTCATGTAGGCCAGGTCGCGGGTGCACAGGCTGTCGCCGTGCATCAGCAACACCGGCTCGCCGCCCATCTCGACCACGCTCGGGTCGGCCAGCAGGGTGCAGCCAGCGGCCTTGCAAAAGGCCTGGCCGAGCAGGAAGTCGCGGTTGCCGTGCATCACAAAGACCTGCGTGCCGCTGTCGCTCAAGGCGCGCAGGGCCTGGCAGATCGAGGTCTGGAAGGGCGTCATGGCGTCGTCGCCGATCCATGCCTCGAAAAAATCGCCAAGGATGTACAGCGCCTCGGCGTGCCGCGCACGACCGTCGAGCAGATCAACAAACGCCCGGGTAATGTCCGGGCGTTCTTCTTGCAGGTGCAGATCAGAGATCAGCAGTATCACTCAATGATCTCGGCTTTCTCGATGATCACGTCGTCCTTCGGCACGTCCTGGTGACCGGACTTGGAACCGGTGGCGACTTTCTCGATGGCGTCGACAACCTCGGTACCTTCGGTCACTTTGCCGAATACCGCGTAACCCCAGCCCTGCACGTTCTTGCCGCTGTGGTTGAGGAAGTCGTTGTTCGAGGCGTTGATGAAGAACTGCGCCGAGGCCGAATGCGGCTCCATGGTGCGAGCCATGGCGATGGTGTACTTGTCGTTCTTCAGGCCGTTGTCAGCTTCGTTCTGGATGCTGGCACGCTTGTCACGCTTCTCGTTCATGCCTGGCTCAAAACCGCCGCCCTGGATCATGAAACCCTTGATCACACGGTGGAATACGGTGTTGCTGTAGTGGCCAGCGTTAACGTATTCGATGAAGTTGGCCACGGTGATCGGGGCTTTCTCGGCGTTCAGCTCGATGACGATGTCACCGTGGTTGGTAGTCAGTTTGACTTTGGACATGCTTGAAACTCGCTCTGTTCGGGGGTTTTGCGGTGGTGTAGCTTCAAGCTTCAAGTGGCAAGCTGCAAGAAAAAGCGCACGGCGTTCGTCTTGGAGCGTGTTGCTTGTAGCTTGAAGCTGCTATTTGACCTGTCGGCAGCTCGACCGCTTCGGCTATGATAAGCGCTTTGATTCAGTCGGCCTACCCAGGCCGTGCACCCCGTATTCAAGGATCCTATGAGCAAGCCCACTGCCGACACCGCTCCCAACGCCGCTGCCAAAGGCGCTCCCGCCATCCCTGCGAACTTCCTGCGTCCGATCGTGCAGGCAGACCTGGACTCGGGCAAGCACAGCAGCATCGTCACCCGTTTCCCGCCAGAGCCCAACG
This portion of the Pseudomonas sp. SORT22 genome encodes:
- a CDS encoding HlyD family efflux transporter periplasmic adaptor subunit translates to MATTSSAHDTTQDLNNQRKRKTWLLALALLIVVAGAGVWAWHELYGRWSEETDDAYVNGNVVEITPLVTGTVVSIGADDGDLVHEGQMLLEFDPSDAEVGLQAAEAKLARAVRQVRGLYSNVDGKKAQVASRQAELKKAQENFNRRQTLAAGGAISKEELSHARDDLSSAQSALNDAKQQLNTTAALVDDTVVSSHPEVMAAAAELRQAYLNNARTTLVAPVTGYVAKRTVQLGQRLQPGTATMAVIPLDQLWIDANFKETQLRNMRIGQPVDIVADLYGSDVKYSGTIDSLGAGTGSAFALLPAQNATGNWIKIVQRVPVRIHINAEQLAKHPLRIGLSTQVEVDLHDQSGPVLAQQPPQKASFATQVYDRQLVEADRLITRLIHDNSAGSSKTAQR
- a CDS encoding DHA2 family efflux MFS transporter permease subunit, with amino-acid sequence MSANQASFTPPSLLLTTIGLSLATFMQVLDTTIANVALPTISGNLGVSSEQGTWVITSFAVSNAIALPLTGWLSRRFGEVKLFIWATLLFVLASFLCGIAQSMPELVGFRVLQGIVAGPLYPMTQTLLIAVYPPAKRGMALALLAMVTVVAPIAGPILGGWITDSYSWPWIFFINVPIGLFAAAVVRQQMRTRPVSTSRQPMDYIGLLSLIIGVGALQIVLDKGNDLDWFESNFIVIGSLISVVFLAVFIIWELTDKHPVVNLRLFVHRNFRIGTIVLVGGYAGFFGINLILPQWLQTQMGYTATWAGLAVAPIGLLPVLMSPFVGKYAHKFDLRVLAGLAFLAIGTSCFMRAGFTNEVDFQHIALVQLFMGIGVALFFMPTLSILLSDLPPHQIADGSGLATFLRTLGGSFAASLTTWIWIRRADQHHAYLSESISNYEPATREALNQLGGASGQSYAQLERMLSSQAYMMSTVDYFTLMGWIFAGLILLVWLAKPPFAAKAGPASAGH
- the lpxH gene encoding UDP-2,3-diacylglucosamine diphosphatase gives rise to the protein MILLISDLHLQEERPDITRAFVDLLDGRARHAEALYILGDFFEAWIGDDAMTPFQTSICQALRALSDSGTQVFVMHGNRDFLLGQAFCKAAGCTLLADPSVVEMGGEPVLLMHGDSLCTRDLAYMKMRRYLRNPLSLWILRHLPLSTRQKLARKLRSESRAQTRMKANDIVDVTAEEVPRIMQQYGVRTLVHGHTHRPAIHKLVVGDQPARRIVLGDWDRQGWALEVDEQGFQLQPFAFP
- a CDS encoding peptidylprolyl isomerase; this encodes MSKVKLTTNHGDIVIELNAEKAPITVANFIEYVNAGHYSNTVFHRVIKGFMIQGGGFEPGMNEKRDKRASIQNEADNGLKNDKYTIAMARTMEPHSASAQFFINASNNDFLNHSGKNVQGWGYAVFGKVTEGTEVVDAIEKVATGSKSGHQDVPKDDVIIEKAEIIE